A portion of the Trachemys scripta elegans isolate TJP31775 chromosome 9, CAS_Tse_1.0, whole genome shotgun sequence genome contains these proteins:
- the LOC117883370 gene encoding adrenodoxin-like: MMARCAPRLIRPLLNGLNLGKVNSFQCLRVAEHSQAPASLQPERSFSSTHRLHDVPRDTGSADRVTVHFINRDGERLTATAKEGQSLLEVVVNQNLDIDGFGACEGTLACSTCHLIFEEDVFQKLDAITDEELDMLDLAYGLTDTSRLGCQVCVKKAMDGLTVQVPMEVADMRRELEVGKQSK; encoded by the exons ATGATGGCCCGATGTGCTCCACGGCTTATCCGCCCCTTGCTAAATGGACTTAATTTGGGCAAAGTTAATTCTTTTCAATGCCTTAGAGTAGCTGAGCACAGTCAGGCACCTGCCAGCCTGCAGCCAGAGAGAAGCTTCAGCTCCACACACAGGCTCCATGATGTCCCAAGGGACACAGG CTCTGCGGACAGAGTGACGGTGCATTTTATAAACCGGGATGGAGAGAGACTCACGGCCACAGCCAAAGAAGGGCAGAGTTTGCTGGAAGTGGTGGTTAATCAAAACCTGGACATCGACGGCTTTG GTGCCTGTGAAGGGACATTGGCCTGCTCCACGTGTCACCTCATCTTTGAGGAGGACGTCTTTCAAAAGTTGGATGCCATTACAGAcgaggagctggacatgctggaTTTGGCCTATGGACTCACTGATAC ATCACGCCTAGGCTGCCAGGTGTGTGTGAAGAAGGCGATGGATGGTCTGACTGTCCAGGTCCCAATGGAGGTTGCTGACATGAGGAGAGAGCTGGAAGTGGGAAAGCAAAGCAAATaa